From the Streptomyces syringium genome, one window contains:
- a CDS encoding helix-turn-helix domain-containing protein encodes MDSAQVERTPAAGENIQVLRKARGISQTKLARDANISISLLRKIEQGSRAATPPTVAAIAKALHVTTARINGQPFLGPSEQSDLLDDLRGALRRYTLPKENVPDPAQLEEDMRKVTALRAGSQYLELLRMLPTLLGQVTATALSNPGEAGAWSRTADAYGCAYTIAHRLMQPDLADMIVSRQTWAAQQTWNPEAEAIAAWTEAGTYQSAGEYADGLAIVDRAIVKYEQGPRPDGPDSVLTLGSLHLRGIVLASRARDKDTAKAHTLRARELSKRLPSGQGDVIAHNLTFGPGNLALYEVGANIELGNPGEASTMAQPLIKTPPKGLRASRLGRLCIDTARARLTLGDLEGAEDALRSTFRIAPQMAAIHPMSREVLRVLVIMHQRSRPELMAMAKRSGLSPEL; translated from the coding sequence ATGGACAGCGCACAAGTGGAACGCACCCCGGCCGCTGGCGAGAACATCCAGGTGCTACGCAAGGCCAGGGGGATCAGCCAGACGAAGCTTGCTCGGGACGCCAACATCTCGATCTCGCTCCTTCGGAAGATCGAACAGGGATCCCGCGCCGCGACACCCCCAACGGTGGCCGCGATCGCGAAGGCCCTTCATGTGACCACCGCTCGGATTAACGGTCAGCCCTTCCTGGGGCCGTCGGAGCAAAGCGATCTCCTCGACGATCTCCGTGGCGCGCTGCGCCGCTACACGTTGCCGAAGGAAAACGTTCCTGACCCTGCCCAGCTTGAAGAGGACATGCGGAAGGTCACAGCTCTCCGGGCAGGGAGCCAGTACCTCGAACTGTTGCGCATGCTCCCCACGCTCCTTGGACAGGTCACCGCGACCGCCCTCTCCAACCCTGGAGAAGCTGGCGCATGGTCGCGTACAGCCGACGCCTACGGCTGCGCCTACACCATCGCGCACCGGCTGATGCAACCTGATCTCGCAGACATGATCGTCTCGCGGCAGACATGGGCAGCGCAGCAGACCTGGAACCCCGAAGCCGAGGCCATCGCCGCGTGGACTGAGGCCGGCACCTACCAGAGCGCTGGCGAGTACGCCGACGGCCTGGCGATCGTGGATCGGGCCATCGTCAAATACGAACAGGGCCCGCGTCCGGACGGGCCCGATTCCGTCCTGACTCTCGGGTCGCTACACCTCCGCGGGATCGTCCTGGCCTCCCGAGCCAGGGACAAGGACACCGCCAAGGCTCACACGCTTCGAGCCCGGGAGTTGTCCAAGCGCCTCCCGAGCGGCCAGGGCGACGTCATTGCCCACAACCTCACATTCGGCCCTGGCAATCTGGCGCTCTATGAAGTGGGCGCCAACATCGAACTCGGAAATCCTGGCGAAGCATCCACGATGGCCCAGCCTCTCATCAAGACGCCTCCCAAGGGGTTGCGCGCTTCCCGGCTGGGGCGCCTGTGTATTGACACCGCACGAGCCCGCCTGACATTGGGTGACCTCGAAGGCGCTGAGGACGCTCTGAGGTCCACGTTCCGCATCGCTCCACAAATGGCGGCTATACATCCCATGAGCCGCGAGGTCCTGCGTGTGCTTGTCATCATGCATCAGCGCAGCAGGCCCGAGCTGATGGCCATGGCCAAGCGGTCCGGGCTGTCCCCTGAGCTGTAG
- a CDS encoding DUF7848 domain-containing protein: MRRLYRHADWTIIQDPNICAEYSAECSEKGCEAEFSITDDQQAADSWMYDHTARTGHRRFWQTFGNAVVVGPPPGSIVAALAADRASAVEHQCKPSQPSREPARTTA, translated from the coding sequence ATGCGACGGCTCTACCGACACGCGGACTGGACCATCATCCAGGACCCGAACATCTGTGCCGAATACTCCGCCGAGTGCAGCGAAAAGGGCTGCGAAGCGGAGTTCAGCATCACGGACGACCAGCAGGCGGCCGACTCGTGGATGTACGACCACACGGCCAGAACAGGTCACCGAAGGTTTTGGCAGACATTCGGGAACGCCGTGGTTGTCGGCCCCCCTCCTGGGTCGATCGTCGCCGCATTGGCCGCCGACCGTGCGAGCGCTGTCGAGCATCAGTGCAAACCCTCCCAGCCCTCGCGCGAACCGGCGCGTACCACCGCCTAG
- a CDS encoding radical SAM protein gives MHITPLSPFPGPAVDWTAWRNYIALRGQLRVSLTPYCPIGCWFCHNEGDVPPPVLHVDRSQRPRNRELRAEHYVSVLSQLMNAGLKRVYFTGGEPLTSPLARPVLERLPDPGPDGAYTLITNGLRVRRHQSWLSKTRLDKVKVSLHYFSDKSFRAIAQTSFSIQEVFDGIAAARESFERVELNTLLQRENEHEITDILHFALERRMPVQFIELVGTHFNEDRASSAVSAEGVISYLRSLTSDEHVEVAGVGQGRRVFRVDGIEVDVIHRNLGRHHVGQCGNCPVRDKCVEGFWALRIDHAGGFQPCLLRDDLRLDLRPMLSNPEGIPKAVARHVAAFTEGTL, from the coding sequence GTGCACATCACACCTCTGAGTCCGTTCCCAGGCCCTGCCGTTGATTGGACGGCGTGGCGCAATTACATCGCGCTTCGGGGCCAGTTGAGGGTTTCGCTCACGCCTTACTGCCCGATCGGTTGCTGGTTCTGCCACAACGAGGGCGACGTCCCCCCACCCGTCCTGCACGTGGATCGCTCACAGCGGCCGAGGAATCGGGAGCTCCGCGCCGAGCACTACGTCAGCGTCCTCTCCCAGCTGATGAACGCTGGCCTCAAGCGTGTCTATTTCACCGGGGGCGAGCCTCTGACTTCGCCTTTGGCCCGGCCGGTGCTGGAGCGGCTGCCTGACCCCGGGCCTGACGGCGCCTACACGCTGATCACTAATGGGCTCCGTGTCCGCCGTCACCAGTCGTGGCTGTCGAAGACCCGTCTGGACAAGGTGAAGGTGTCCCTGCACTACTTCTCGGACAAGTCGTTCCGCGCCATCGCGCAGACGTCCTTCAGTATTCAGGAGGTGTTCGACGGCATCGCAGCCGCTCGCGAGTCCTTCGAGCGCGTCGAGCTGAACACGCTGCTCCAGCGGGAGAACGAACACGAGATCACGGACATCCTCCACTTCGCCCTGGAACGTCGTATGCCCGTGCAGTTCATCGAACTGGTGGGTACCCACTTCAACGAGGACCGGGCATCGTCCGCAGTGTCCGCCGAAGGCGTCATCTCCTACCTGAGGTCCCTCACCAGTGACGAACACGTCGAAGTCGCAGGCGTCGGGCAGGGGCGACGCGTCTTCCGTGTCGACGGCATCGAAGTCGACGTGATCCACCGCAACCTTGGCCGGCACCATGTCGGTCAGTGTGGAAACTGCCCTGTTAGGGATAAGTGCGTCGAAGGGTTCTGGGCTCTGCGTATCGATCACGCGGGCGGGTTCCAGCCGTGCCTCCTCCGGGATGATCTCCGCCTCGATCTCCGGCCGATGCTGTCCAACCCGGAGGGCATCCCTAAGGCCGTGGCCCGGCATGTTGCCGCCTTCACGGAGGGGACGCTGTGA
- a CDS encoding dTMP kinase produces MNPLYGPYAPSSADRSGNPFVVCEGVSGVGKTTLVAAVAKRLKAATLHTLPEPLNPVSGTVNANLRPLPQFAFYLAGALHASDIAREASRRGPVIADRYVSSVVACHAAVHGLTVDQVTALLEPFRPYLAVPDITFYLRSSEGSLRERMRHKADVKQDDTDLLAVSGRLTSLLATFATVAESDPSAVVLDTDGRTPDDLASIVIDHLERRRA; encoded by the coding sequence GTGAATCCGCTGTATGGCCCGTACGCACCGAGCAGCGCCGACCGCAGTGGGAATCCGTTCGTGGTCTGCGAGGGCGTGTCCGGCGTAGGCAAGACCACTCTCGTCGCCGCAGTGGCCAAGCGTCTCAAGGCTGCAACCCTTCACACATTGCCTGAGCCACTGAACCCGGTCTCCGGCACGGTCAACGCGAATCTCCGGCCCCTGCCTCAGTTCGCGTTCTACCTGGCGGGGGCTCTGCACGCCTCGGACATTGCCCGCGAGGCGTCGAGGCGCGGCCCAGTGATCGCCGACCGCTATGTGTCCTCGGTCGTCGCCTGCCACGCAGCGGTGCACGGCCTCACTGTGGACCAAGTGACGGCGCTGCTGGAGCCGTTCCGCCCCTACCTCGCCGTCCCCGACATCACGTTCTACCTGCGCAGCTCCGAAGGCTCACTCCGGGAGCGCATGCGGCACAAGGCGGATGTGAAGCAGGACGACACCGACCTCCTCGCCGTATCTGGTCGGCTGACTTCGCTGCTGGCCACCTTCGCCACGGTGGCGGAGTCCGACCCGAGTGCGGTCGTGCTCGACACGGACGGACGCACCCCGGACGACTTGGCCTCGATCGTAATTGATCACCTGGAGAGGCGCCGTGCTTAA
- a CDS encoding STM4013/SEN3800 family hydrolase has product MINTRQVIESGTRILFVTLDSLRYDVARAAMHSGATPSLARLLPGGQWEERRTPGTFTLPAHIAFFSGFLPKLPLPKQPPRLWECRPPAFKEVGPLTFVFDAPNLLVGLAEHGYRTACVGGVTYFSRETPLGSVLPDMFDEDHWRPEFCSPHPDSTRHQVNKALEIADEHHGPLFLFVNVSATHVPHGHYLGERADTWQSQYAALAYADQHLGHLIRALSKEKSWLVIMCADHGDAFGEDGYFGRGIAHPTVMNVPFAAMLLSH; this is encoded by the coding sequence GTGATCAACACGAGGCAGGTCATCGAATCCGGGACAAGGATCCTCTTCGTGACGCTCGATTCACTGCGTTACGACGTCGCTCGTGCCGCCATGCACAGCGGCGCCACGCCGAGCCTCGCCCGCCTGCTTCCCGGCGGCCAGTGGGAAGAGCGCCGCACGCCGGGCACCTTCACCCTGCCCGCTCACATCGCTTTCTTCTCCGGCTTCCTGCCGAAGCTTCCCCTCCCGAAGCAGCCCCCGCGGCTATGGGAGTGTCGGCCACCAGCCTTCAAGGAAGTCGGCCCCTTGACGTTCGTCTTCGACGCACCGAACCTGCTGGTCGGCCTGGCAGAGCACGGCTACCGCACAGCGTGTGTGGGAGGGGTGACCTACTTCTCCCGCGAGACACCTCTCGGATCGGTCCTCCCTGACATGTTCGACGAGGACCATTGGCGCCCGGAGTTCTGCTCACCCCATCCTGACTCCACGCGTCACCAGGTGAACAAGGCCCTGGAGATCGCCGACGAGCACCACGGCCCGCTGTTCCTGTTCGTCAACGTCTCCGCCACACACGTGCCCCACGGGCACTACCTCGGCGAGAGGGCGGACACGTGGCAGTCCCAGTACGCGGCGCTCGCATACGCCGACCAGCACTTGGGCCACCTCATCAGAGCTCTGAGCAAAGAGAAGAGCTGGCTGGTCATCATGTGCGCGGACCACGGGGACGCTTTCGGCGAGGATGGGTATTTCGGAAGGGGGATCGCACACCCGACGGTGATGAATGTGCCATTCGCCGCCATGCTCCTCAGTCACTGA